The following proteins are encoded in a genomic region of Palaemon carinicauda isolate YSFRI2023 chromosome 19, ASM3689809v2, whole genome shotgun sequence:
- the LOC137658994 gene encoding micronuclear linker histone polyprotein-like yields the protein MGERHGKRLDTGIPGTARSEVHPAASLMHGEFLCLAPPSSSPNTICLVTCREFTICEWVPQPQRRYPIAYGKSLVMNQIIHSPHKSSRARASIQERKKVSMQANKKASMQANKKASMQTNKEVSMQTNKEVSMQTNKEVSMEVNKKVIMQANKKTSMQANEKASMQANKEESMQENKKASEQMNKKANTQSNNKVSMQANKEESMQEYKEASKQVNKKATTQSNNKASMQANMEASIQANKKASMQASKQACKKSSMLSNKKASMQVNKKVSMRVNKKASMQATKNVSIQASQKLSMRAHRKSRDLAKGEQEGGGKDEGDGEGKDEEEGEGEGVCVRGREDFESGVGDEDGGNTVVGDGVGERERDDISGGN from the exons ctggacacaggaattcctggtacagctCGCTCTGAAGTGCACCCAGCTGCATCTTTAATGcatggcgagttcctgtgtttagctccGCCCTCCTCCTCTCccaacactatctgtttggttacttgccgcgaa tttACGAT TTGTGAATGGGTTCCCCAGCCCCAGCGCCGGTATCCCATAGCCTACGGTAAATCCCTGGTCATGAACCAGATTATTCATTCCCCCCATAAATCCTCGAGAGCCAGAGCGAGCATacaagagagaaagaaagtgaGCATGCAAGCGAATAAGAAAGCAAGCATGCAAGCGAATAAGAAGGCGAGCATGCAAACAAATAAGGAAGTGAGCATGCAAACTAATAAGGAAGTGAGCATGCAAACAAATAAGGAAGTGAGCATGGAAGTAAATAAGAAAGTGATCATGCAAGCGAATAAAAAAACGAGCATGCAAGCGAATGAGAAAGCGAGCATGCAAGCGAATAAGGAAGAAAGTATGCAAGAGAATAAGAAAGCGAGCGAGCAAATGAATAAGAAAGCGAACACACAATCGAATAATAAAGTAAGCATGCAAGCGAATAAGGAAGAAAGTATGCAAGAGTATAAGGAAGCGAGCAAGCAAGTGAATAAGAAAGCAACCACACAATCGAATAATAAAGCGAGCATGCAAGCGAATATGGAGGCGAGCATTCAAGCGAATAAGAAAGCAAGCATGCAAGCGAGCAAGCAAGCGTGTAAGAAATCGAGCATGCTATCAAATAAGAAAGCGAGCATGCAAGTGAATAAGAAAGTGAGCATGCGAGTGAATAAGAAAGCAAGCATGCAAGCGACCAAGAATGTGAGTATCCAAGCGAGCCAGAAATTGAGCAT GAGGGCCCACAGGAAGTCACGTGACCTGGCGAAGGGTGAGCAGGAGGGGGGAGGGAAGGACGAGGGGGATGGGGAGGGGAAGGacgaggaggaaggggagggggaaggggtttGT GTTAGAGGTAGAGAGGATTTTGAGAGCGGTGTTGGAGATGAAGACGGAGGGAATACTGTTGTTGGTGATGGTGTTGGAGAAAGGGAAAGAGATGATATTAGTGGTGGTAATTGA